One window from the genome of Diorhabda sublineata isolate icDioSubl1.1 chromosome 10, icDioSubl1.1, whole genome shotgun sequence encodes:
- the LOC130449961 gene encoding nucleoporin Nup35, translating to MEPMTLGSAPSSPASPGVNRNFLPNFLMGGDPQMNSPNPSISPGRNKTPGNYARVSTNAIDSNNLRQKLFNHTINESSSPLSPYSMVPEKAGPPKLGLFDSLEQKKKGSPIMSSTVGNVNDSIPFNDSILGITEENSNLRMMSYNESMSRTPNINSHISDRIDSHWVTVFGFPPSALTLILSQLANCGPIADKKVPPQGNWVHIKFNHLSEVAKALSLNCKLITNNIMIGVTPYHDKENKENESSIYTSPLRARSLRHSFISPSSQNSVVSPQTLPQKSTGIVTKAMEYVFGW from the coding sequence ATGGAACCAATGACTTTGGGTAGTGCTCCTTCAAGTCCAGCTTCTCCGGGAGTTAATCGTAACTTTTTACCCAATTTTTTAATGGGAGGCGATCCTCAAATGAATTCACCTAATCCTAGTATTTCTCCTGGAAGAAATAAAACTCCGGGAAATTACGCCAGAGTATCCACAAATGCCATCGACTCTAATAATTTacgtcaaaaattatttaatcacACAATAAATGAAAGCTCTTCTCCATTATCACCATACTCAATGGTACCCGAAAAGGCTGGACCCCCTAAATTGGGATTATTCGATAGCCTAGAACAAAAGAAGAAGGGTAGTCCTATAATGAGCAGTACAGTGGGAAATGTTAATGATTCAATTCCGTTCAATGATAGTATTTTGGGTATTACTGAGGAGAATTCAAACTTAAGAATGATGAGTTATAATGAATCTATGTCGAGAACACCTAATATAAATTCGCACATTAGTGACCGTATAGATTCACATTGGGTCACAGTTTTTGGCTTTCCACCGAGTGCTTTAACTTTAATATTATCACAATTGGCCAACTGTGGACCTATTGCTGATAAAAAAGTGCCACCTCAAGGAAATTGGgttcatattaaatttaatcatCTAAGTGAAGTTGCAAAAGCACTTTCGTTAAATTGTAAACTTATTACTAATAATATTATGATAGGAGTTACTCCTTATCATGATAAGgagaataaagaaaatgaaagttCTATTTACACCTCTCCTTTGAGGGCTAGATCATTGAgacattcatttatttctccAAGCTCACAAAATTCTGTAGTTTCTCCACAAACTTTACCCCAGAAATCCACAGGGATTGTAACTAAAGCCATGGAGTATGTGTTTGGATGGTAG